TTGCAGGCTTTCTACATTGTGTCTTGATGAACAAAGAAGCTTTCTGCGCAGAAGTGATGCCACTATACCGCAGTAAGCTTGAAGATATTGAACGTCAGCTTGTAGAGCTGAATCAGATCAAACGGAATTTGGAAGAAAGAATGGCATCTATCTTGCAAGAGCAGAACGAAAGTAGGTTAGGGGCTTGTACACTGGAGAACTTGGAGTAAGTACTGCTGGTGTTGAAAACTATGAGGAGGAATGACAAATGGCTATCACAAATGCAGATAGTGCTGATTGGGTACGAGCAGAAATAGGCGGCGGTGGAACGGTATTGGTAGATTATGGTGCGCCATGGTGTCCTCCTTGCAAGGTGCTGCTGCCTCTTCTGGAGGATCTTCATCAGGAATATGGAGACGATGTTTCTATTGTAAAGGTGAATTGTGACGAATTTCCG
This Paenibacillus sp. FSL R5-0345 DNA region includes the following protein-coding sequences:
- a CDS encoding MerR family transcriptional regulator; this encodes MKIGELAKLTGVSVRSLRYYESQGLISPVRQANGYREYSSLAVETVETIKLYLNLGLSTEQIAGFLHCVLMNKEAFCAEVMPLYRSKLEDIERQLVELNQIKRNLEERMASILQEQNESRLGACTLENLE
- a CDS encoding thioredoxin family protein, with the protein product MAITNADSADWVRAEIGGGGTVLVDYGAPWCPPCKVLLPLLEDLHQEYGDDVSIVKVNCDEFPDLAGEAGVMGMPTVIVYKDGQPLEKLVGLRPIGAYQGVLNKVIQA